The Hypomesus transpacificus isolate Combined female chromosome 2, fHypTra1, whole genome shotgun sequence genome window below encodes:
- the LOC124474443 gene encoding uncharacterized protein LOC124474443, with translation MRGMDTLDNFEIYIPREAKVMTVPMGSLRVSVQQRMGVQRSRSGHRSSNPSVIWISPVVIRERVRSLNMLDTSDMAKNNMASLVTQELKTISGPYHMAFVSSNCLALRILGEFLPVQVSGNEKWRIPAQTSPLPHGTATRCPKDAIIIHHRRIFLSLKKPDRITGPRGNFVTPALPFKPKRKLVLESPAVSSKQMYHPVSPDATCYNTWRERAFLQRFGVTRFIQVTLSRLPSQYPTLPRPTSQQEPKGEALYTLHNTNEQDASNSNGSSKKTHNTNLKQEVEVLNVVKNDPVNQGYEQSPSKIFCPNPLSNKYIEEVGGCTGIKCSTPKKNGEEEDGTENGCDVKGEEEIEARSGMEAHVTDFNTVVIKGEDPTSDTDEESSDSPNVQRESQSNDSGMHLEMDDTEDGTVGGGGQIWGVEHPLVPAFSTPEQHYGFDFDQLAREEAIDRIRAKLRESEAALCSFRSLR, from the exons ATGCGGGGCATGGATACCCTGGATAACTTTGAGATATACATTCCCAGAGAGGCAAAGGTAATGACCGTCCCTATGGGGTCCCTCCGAGTCTCCGTCCAGCAACGGATGGGTGTGCAACGTTCTCGCAGCGGCCATAGAAGCTCCAACCCCTCTGTCATTTGGATCTCTCCAGTGGTCATCAGAGAGCGAGTACGTTCACTGAACATGCTCGACACATCTGACATGGCCAAGAACAACATGGCCTCGTTGGTGACCCAGGAGCTGAAGACCATCTCTGGTCCTTACCACATGGCCTTTGTCTCCTCCAACTGTCTTGCCTTAAGGATCCTGGGAGAGTTTTTGCCAGTGCAAGTCAGTGGAAATGAGAAGTGGCGGATCCCTGCTCAGACTAGCCCTCTCCCCCATGGCACTGCCACTAGATGCCCCAAAGATGCCATCATTATCCACCACAGGAGGATCTTTCTGTCACTCAAGAAACCTGATCGAATCACAGGCCCAAGGGGGAACTTTGTGACACCTGCTCTGCCCTTTAAGCCAAAGAGAAAGTTGGTTCTTGAATCGCCTGCTGTTTCATCAAAGCAAATG TATCATCCTGTGTCTCCTGACGCTACTTGTTATaatacctggagagagagggcattTCTTCAGAGGTTTGGTGTGACGCGCTTCATTCAGGTGACTTTGTCCAGACTCCCCTCCCAGTACCCAACGCTTCCGCGGCCCACATCACAGCAGGAGCCTAAGGGAGAGGCCCTCTACACACTCCAT AATACAAATGAACAAGATGCATCAAATAGTAACGGGTCATCAAAgaagacacacaacacaaatcTGAAACAAGAAGTGGAGGTTCTGAATGTGGTGAAAAATGACCCTGTGAACCAGGGGTATGAACAATCTCCCTCTAAAATATTCTGCCCTAACCCTCTATCAAACAAATATATTGAAGAGGTTGGTGGTTGCACTGGTATTAAGTGTTCTACTCCTAAAAAGAATGGCGAGGAGGAAGATGGAACAGAAAATGGCTGTGACGTTAAAGGCGAGGAGGAGATTGAAGCTAGAAGTGGAATGGAGGCCCATGTTACAGATTTCAACACGGTTGTCATCAAAGGGGAAGACCCAACTTCTGACACCGATGAAGAGTCGAGTGACAGCCCAAACGTCCAAAGGGAATCCCAAAGCAACGACAGCGGCATGCACTTAGAGATGGACGATACTGAAGATGGGACTGTGGGAGGCGGTGGTCAAATTTGGGGAGTGGAACATCCGCTAGTGCCGGCTTTCTCAACCCCCGAGCAACATTATGGCTTCGACTTTGATCAGTTGGCCCGCGAAGAAGCGATCGACCGCATCAGAGCCAAGCTAAGGGAGAGTGAGGCTGCCCTCTGTAGTTTTCGCTCTCTAAGATGA
- the igf3 gene encoding insulin-like growth factor 3: MSWKAERMFSERSPHWAPARERALKVSCCRSVCVLYSVLCLASLPTPTKSEKPRCGTELMSDLLFVCGDRGFHIGKPAGFRSRYRLREHRIVDQCCLKGCSLNYMETYCAKPRSRRYVAPSPQQVTEQQFHTVFHRRLVKHLETAKGPHRQTHERVEKSNRHERRHRSSTPAGRHREQPTSSSPTL, encoded by the exons ATGAGCTGGAAGGCAGAAAGGATGTTCTCGGAACGGTCACCGCACTGGGCGCCCGCAAGAGAGAGGGCGCTTAAG GTGTCTTGTTGTcggagtgtctgtgtgctgtactCCGTCCTTTGTCTGGCGTCTCTGCCGACCCCCACAAAGTCTGAAAAACCTCGCTGTGGGACCGAACTCATGTCTGatctgctgtttgtgtgtggagacaGAGGCTTCCATATCG GTAAGCCCGCCGGGTTTCGGAGTCGTTACCGGCTACGGGAGCATCGCATTGTGGACCAGTGCTGCCTGAAGGGCTGCAGTTTGAACTACATGGAGACGTACTGCGCCAAGCCCAGGAGCCGTCGCTATGTCGCTCCCTCGCCCCAGCAAGTCACG GAGCAGCAGTTCCACACCGTATTTCACAGGAGGTTAGTGAAACACCTGGAAACGGCCAAAGGGCCACACAGACAAACGCACGAAAGAGTCGAAAAGAGCAACCGGCACGAGAGACGGCACAGAAGTTCAACGCCTGCCGGCAGACACAGAGAACAACCCACCAGCAGCTCCCCGACCCTCTAG